One genomic segment of Amycolatopsis sp. Hca4 includes these proteins:
- a CDS encoding cell wall metabolism sensor histidine kinase WalK: protein MNLPGTRTLRARITLLATVLVAAVSLLLLWLAWTLVRDSLDTVPQMPPGSVVVVDGVTVDASTLAEHLRVHARDRMLLFGSIAFLLVVAAAAILAWTFTSRVLLPLREITGTARRLSVESLGERIGELRSRDELAELASTFDDMLDRLQAAFDAQRHFVANASHELRTPLSVIRTELDVTLADDEADEAELRRMAGVVRDATERAGQLVNSLLLLARTDGAGLGVREPVDLAVVVDRAWRAVQREAAQRGIRATFTTPPASAFGDPALLERIAGNLLENAVRHNVEGGWLEVVTQPGPRWSMLRVRSSGGLLDPAAVPELFEPFRRAGVARTARHGAGLGLSIVRAAVSAHGGTVTAEPIVGGGLAVTVHLPPH, encoded by the coding sequence GTGAACCTGCCGGGCACCCGCACCCTCCGCGCCCGGATCACGCTGCTGGCGACCGTGCTGGTCGCCGCCGTCAGCCTGCTGCTGCTCTGGCTGGCCTGGACGCTGGTGCGGGACTCGCTCGACACCGTCCCGCAGATGCCGCCGGGCAGCGTGGTGGTCGTCGACGGCGTCACGGTCGACGCCTCGACGCTCGCCGAGCACCTGCGCGTGCACGCCCGCGACCGGATGCTGCTGTTCGGCTCGATCGCGTTCCTGCTGGTGGTCGCGGCCGCGGCCATCCTCGCCTGGACGTTCACCTCGCGCGTGCTGCTGCCGCTGCGCGAGATCACCGGCACCGCGCGGCGGCTGTCGGTCGAGTCGCTGGGGGAGCGGATCGGCGAGCTCCGCTCCCGCGACGAGCTGGCCGAGCTGGCGAGCACGTTCGACGACATGCTCGACCGGCTCCAGGCGGCCTTCGACGCGCAACGGCACTTCGTCGCCAACGCGAGCCACGAGCTGCGGACGCCGTTGTCGGTGATCCGCACGGAACTCGACGTCACCCTCGCCGACGACGAAGCCGACGAAGCCGAGCTGCGGCGGATGGCCGGCGTGGTCCGCGACGCGACCGAGCGCGCCGGGCAGCTGGTCAATTCCCTGCTGCTGCTGGCCCGCACCGACGGCGCCGGGCTCGGCGTGCGCGAGCCGGTCGATCTCGCGGTCGTCGTCGACCGGGCGTGGCGCGCGGTGCAGCGGGAAGCCGCGCAACGCGGCATCCGGGCGACGTTCACGACACCGCCGGCGTCGGCGTTCGGCGACCCGGCGCTGCTGGAGCGGATCGCGGGCAACCTGCTGGAGAACGCGGTCCGCCACAACGTCGAAGGCGGCTGGCTGGAGGTCGTGACGCAGCCGGGGCCGCGGTGGTCGATGCTGCGGGTCCGCTCGTCGGGCGGTCTGCTCGACCCGGCGGCGGTGCCGGAGCTGTTCGAGCCGTTCCGCCGCGCCGGCGTGGCCCGCACCGCCCGCCACGGCGCGGGCCTGGGCCTTTCGATCGTCCGGGCCGCGGTGTCCGCCCACGGCGGAACGGTGACGGCCGAGCCCATCGTCGGCGGCGGCCTCGCCGTCACAGTCCACCTCCCGCCCCACTGA
- a CDS encoding 3-hydroxyacyl-CoA dehydrogenase NAD-binding domain-containing protein has product MTFTAEEAKAAFPDEVVTHAKTRLIKVPGLTKQVALITLDNGHDHTRPNTFGPQGLVSLNAALDEAFAAEPAAIAVTGKPFIFAVGADLSGVEQVSDPKLAREIAQTGHDVFRRLTESKIPTFGFVNGAVMGGGLELALSCHYRTLSENTAAIAFPEVFLGLFPGWGGTQLLPNLIGADAAVTVIIENALAQNKMLNVKQAAELGIVDAVFGSADYLEQSLLWLAKVVNGEITPARREIDRGSAWDAAIARAKSIVDGRTHGASPGATKAVELLELAKENDLDRGYAAETDGLAELLMSDVLRAGLYSFNLVNKRAKRPAGAPDKSLARKVNKVGIVGAGLMASQLALLFVRRLKVPVVLTDVDQERVDKGVGYVHAEIDKLLGKKRVSPDGANRLKALVTGSLDKAAFADADFVIEAVFEELGVKQQVFAELEQHVKPEAILATNTSSLSITAMASKLQHPERVVGFHFFNPVAVLPLLEIVRGEKTDDAALATAFSVGKQLKKSSVLVKDASAFVVNRLLLRFLGEVLVTVDEGTPFDVADKALEPLGLPMTPLTLMQLVGPAIALHVGETLHESFPDRFTVSENLAKFVKAGKKGVWIWDAQGNQSADPEVVELWTQGDRPSTSEQVRERALAAIAEEIRIMLDEGVVAEAQDIDLCLILGAGWPFWNGGITPYLDRSGVSERVNGKPFLAPGVASVPTR; this is encoded by the coding sequence ATGACGTTCACCGCTGAAGAGGCGAAGGCCGCGTTCCCGGACGAGGTCGTCACCCACGCGAAGACCCGCCTGATCAAGGTGCCCGGCCTGACCAAGCAGGTCGCGCTGATCACCCTCGACAACGGCCACGACCACACCCGGCCGAACACCTTCGGCCCGCAGGGCCTGGTGTCGCTGAACGCCGCGCTGGACGAGGCCTTCGCCGCCGAGCCGGCCGCGATCGCCGTCACCGGCAAGCCGTTCATCTTCGCCGTCGGCGCCGACCTCTCCGGCGTCGAGCAGGTCAGCGACCCGAAGCTGGCGCGCGAGATCGCCCAGACCGGGCACGACGTGTTCCGCCGCCTCACCGAGTCGAAGATCCCGACGTTCGGCTTCGTCAACGGCGCGGTCATGGGCGGCGGCCTGGAGCTGGCGCTGTCCTGCCACTACCGGACGCTGTCGGAGAACACCGCCGCCATCGCCTTCCCCGAGGTCTTCCTCGGCCTGTTCCCGGGCTGGGGCGGCACGCAGCTGCTGCCGAACCTGATCGGCGCGGACGCGGCCGTGACGGTGATCATCGAAAACGCCTTGGCGCAGAACAAGATGCTCAACGTCAAGCAGGCGGCCGAGCTCGGCATCGTCGACGCGGTCTTCGGCTCGGCCGACTACCTCGAGCAGTCGCTGCTCTGGCTGGCCAAGGTGGTCAACGGCGAGATCACCCCGGCCCGCCGCGAGATCGACCGCGGTTCGGCGTGGGACGCGGCGATCGCCCGCGCGAAGTCCATTGTGGACGGCCGCACGCACGGCGCCTCGCCGGGCGCCACCAAGGCCGTCGAGCTCCTCGAGCTCGCGAAGGAAAACGATCTCGACCGCGGCTACGCGGCCGAGACCGACGGCCTCGCCGAGCTGCTCATGTCCGACGTCCTGCGCGCCGGGCTGTACTCGTTCAACCTGGTCAACAAGCGCGCCAAGCGCCCGGCGGGCGCGCCGGACAAGTCGCTGGCCCGCAAGGTGAACAAGGTCGGCATCGTCGGCGCCGGCCTGATGGCCAGCCAGCTCGCGCTGCTGTTCGTCCGCCGCCTCAAGGTGCCGGTCGTGCTGACCGACGTCGACCAGGAGCGCGTCGACAAGGGCGTCGGGTACGTCCACGCCGAAATCGACAAGCTGCTGGGCAAGAAGCGCGTCTCCCCGGACGGCGCGAACCGGCTCAAGGCGCTGGTCACCGGCTCGCTCGACAAGGCCGCGTTCGCCGACGCCGACTTCGTCATCGAAGCCGTCTTCGAGGAACTGGGCGTCAAGCAGCAGGTGTTCGCCGAGCTGGAGCAGCACGTCAAGCCCGAGGCGATCCTGGCGACGAACACCTCGTCGCTGTCGATCACCGCGATGGCGTCGAAGCTGCAGCACCCCGAGCGCGTGGTCGGCTTCCACTTCTTCAACCCGGTGGCCGTGCTGCCGCTGCTGGAGATCGTCCGCGGCGAGAAGACCGACGACGCCGCCCTGGCGACGGCGTTCTCGGTCGGCAAGCAGCTGAAGAAGTCCAGCGTGCTGGTGAAGGACGCGTCGGCGTTCGTCGTCAACCGGCTGCTGCTGCGCTTCCTCGGCGAGGTGCTGGTCACCGTCGACGAGGGCACGCCGTTCGACGTCGCCGACAAGGCCTTGGAGCCACTGGGCCTGCCGATGACGCCGCTGACGCTGATGCAGCTCGTCGGCCCGGCCATCGCGCTGCACGTCGGCGAGACGCTGCACGAGTCCTTCCCGGACCGGTTCACCGTGTCCGAGAACCTCGCGAAGTTCGTCAAGGCGGGCAAGAAGGGCGTCTGGATCTGGGACGCGCAGGGCAACCAGTCGGCCGACCCCGAGGTCGTCGAGCTCTGGACGCAGGGCGACCGGCCGTCCACTTCGGAGCAGGTGCGCGAGCGCGCGCTGGCCGCGATCGCCGAGGAGATCCGGATCATGCTCGACGAGGGCGTGGTCGCCGAGGCGCAGGACATCGACCTGTGCCTGATCCTGGGCGCGGGCTGGCCGTTCTGGAACGGCGGCATCACGCCGTACCTGGACCGCTCCGGCGTGTCCGAGCGGGTCAACGGCAAGCCGTTCCTCGCCCCGGGCGTGGCCTCGGTCCCGACGCGCTAG
- a CDS encoding PHP domain-containing protein: MTTDRRRFLKGAGLAAAAASVPLPAPADLDPGRVCGRYQWLVGDHHTHSQYSYDAMYRIDDIARGGRAHGADWIVFTDHGHAEHEKVSVEPTEADFLAARRQYPDLLLWHGMEWNVPGAEHATVFFQAGSEQAAKLREFERTFDWRLTNSEASSPANEALALRALRWLAAEERAKRIHAPVVLINHPLRNGRVAPHELRAYRDAAPGIVIGMEGAPGAQADGFPQPLGNGGARGGYANNPGPNSWPGYPAEAYRTHGGWDWATAKVGGLWDSLLAEGKPWWITTNSDSHYNRGDTLVRPDVPGDWYDTHGRFPDPVDSGRPQLSAPYADFYPGEFSRTYVGVTRRSLEGVLEGLRAGRIWLAHGGLVQGLEVEAHGGGSATTLGGRLRVRRGSDVTVVVRARLADRPNGGGSVPRLARLDVVSGPVTGPVADRDTMTAPGTRVVESFEPRWAPGRQVTFRHTFRNVRDPFYLRVRGSNGDAEPTPDVVGQADPFEDLWLYGNPIFVDLC; this comes from the coding sequence GTGACCACCGATCGACGCCGGTTCCTCAAGGGCGCCGGCCTCGCGGCCGCCGCCGCGAGCGTGCCCCTCCCGGCTCCCGCCGACCTCGACCCGGGCCGCGTGTGCGGCCGCTACCAGTGGCTGGTGGGCGACCACCACACGCACAGCCAGTACTCCTACGACGCGATGTACCGGATCGACGACATCGCGCGCGGCGGGCGGGCGCACGGCGCGGACTGGATCGTCTTCACCGACCACGGCCACGCCGAGCACGAGAAGGTGTCGGTCGAGCCGACCGAGGCCGACTTCCTCGCCGCCCGCCGGCAGTACCCCGATCTGCTGTTGTGGCACGGCATGGAGTGGAACGTCCCGGGTGCCGAGCACGCGACGGTGTTCTTCCAGGCCGGTTCGGAGCAGGCGGCGAAGCTGCGCGAGTTCGAGCGGACCTTCGACTGGCGGCTGACGAACTCCGAGGCGTCGAGCCCGGCGAACGAGGCCCTCGCGCTGCGGGCCCTGCGCTGGCTGGCTGCCGAGGAACGGGCGAAGCGCATCCACGCGCCCGTGGTGCTGATCAACCACCCGCTGCGCAACGGCCGCGTCGCCCCGCACGAGCTGCGGGCCTACCGCGACGCCGCGCCGGGCATCGTCATCGGCATGGAGGGCGCGCCCGGCGCCCAGGCCGACGGCTTCCCCCAGCCGCTCGGCAACGGCGGCGCGCGCGGTGGCTACGCCAACAACCCCGGCCCGAACTCGTGGCCGGGCTACCCGGCCGAGGCCTACCGGACGCACGGCGGCTGGGACTGGGCGACGGCGAAGGTCGGCGGGCTGTGGGATTCGCTGCTCGCCGAGGGCAAGCCGTGGTGGATCACCACGAACTCCGACTCGCACTACAACCGGGGCGACACGCTGGTCCGCCCGGACGTGCCGGGCGACTGGTACGACACGCACGGCAGGTTCCCCGACCCGGTCGACTCGGGACGGCCGCAGCTGTCCGCGCCGTACGCCGACTTCTACCCCGGCGAGTTCAGCCGGACGTACGTCGGCGTCACGCGGCGCAGCCTCGAAGGCGTGCTGGAGGGCCTGCGGGCCGGGCGGATCTGGCTGGCGCACGGCGGTCTCGTCCAGGGCCTCGAGGTCGAGGCGCACGGCGGTGGTTCCGCTACGACGCTCGGCGGGCGCCTGCGGGTGCGGCGGGGCTCCGACGTCACGGTCGTCGTGCGCGCGCGGCTGGCGGACCGGCCGAACGGCGGCGGCTCGGTGCCGCGGCTGGCGCGCCTGGACGTCGTTTCGGGCCCGGTGACCGGCCCGGTCGCCGACCGCGACACGATGACCGCGCCGGGTACGCGGGTCGTGGAGTCGTTCGAGCCGCGGTGGGCCCCGGGACGGCAGGTCACCTTCCGGCACACGTTCCGGAACGTGCGTGACCCGTTCTACCTGCGTGTCCGGGGTTCGAACGGCGATGCCGAGCCCACGCCGGACGTCGTCGGGCAGGCGGACCCGTTCGAGGACTTGTGGTTGTACGGGAATCCGATATTTGTGGACCTGTGCTGA
- a CDS encoding alpha/beta hydrolase, giving the protein MLNGLSRRLLVRSIMAGLRFLLRLPAPVLRVIAGRPVVVDGRQPVLTAQVLMRVSRLAPFDAPHRNGSLVRARAELNLAGALAGAGVCPGVRTRDRSWPGPGGPLPLRLYEPAGVPAPAPAIVYFHGGGFVLGSIDTHEGACRLLAEEAGVRVVSIGYRLAPEHPFPAAASDAVAAFAFVVSHAEDFGIDPARLAVGGDSSGGNLAAVVAHAAARGELPRPAFSLLLTPATDALGSTPSHRQFGSGFRLDHDEWAWYRAQYLRDPESYQDPRASVLYDETLEGLPPTYVATCGFDLLRDEGEAYAHRLASAGVPLVHRRHEGQLHGFANRVGVDPDARAAMLHAAGVLRAALALARPRD; this is encoded by the coding sequence GTGCTGAATGGACTGTCCCGGCGGCTGCTCGTGCGGTCGATCATGGCCGGACTGCGCTTCCTGCTCCGGCTGCCCGCACCGGTGCTGCGGGTGATCGCCGGGCGCCCGGTCGTCGTCGACGGCCGTCAGCCGGTCCTCACCGCCCAGGTGCTCATGCGGGTGTCGCGCCTCGCGCCGTTCGACGCCCCGCACCGGAACGGCAGCCTGGTGCGGGCGCGGGCCGAGCTGAACCTGGCCGGGGCGCTGGCCGGCGCCGGCGTCTGCCCCGGCGTCCGGACCCGCGACCGGTCGTGGCCCGGGCCGGGCGGGCCGCTGCCGCTGCGGCTGTACGAGCCGGCCGGCGTCCCGGCGCCCGCGCCGGCGATCGTGTACTTCCACGGCGGCGGGTTCGTGCTCGGCAGCATCGACACGCACGAAGGCGCGTGCCGGCTGCTGGCCGAGGAGGCCGGGGTGCGGGTGGTGTCGATCGGCTACCGGCTCGCCCCGGAACACCCGTTCCCGGCGGCGGCTTCGGACGCGGTGGCGGCGTTCGCCTTCGTCGTTTCCCACGCGGAGGATTTCGGCATCGACCCGGCCCGGCTGGCGGTGGGCGGCGACAGCAGCGGCGGCAACCTGGCGGCGGTGGTGGCCCACGCGGCCGCCCGCGGCGAGCTGCCCCGGCCGGCGTTCAGCCTCCTGCTGACCCCGGCGACGGACGCGCTCGGCTCGACGCCGTCACACCGGCAGTTCGGCTCGGGCTTCCGCCTCGACCACGACGAGTGGGCCTGGTACCGCGCGCAGTACCTCCGCGACCCGGAGTCCTATCAGGACCCCCGCGCGTCGGTCCTCTACGACGAAACCCTCGAAGGCTTGCCCCCGACGTACGTGGCCACCTGCGGCTTCGACCTCCTCCGCGACGAAGGCGAGGCCTACGCTCACCGCCTCGCTTCGGCGGGGGTTCCGCTGGTCCACCGACGTCACGAAGGCCAGCTCCACGGCTTCGCCAACCGAGTAGGCGTGGACCCGGACGCCCGCGCAGCCATGCTCCACGCCGCCGGAGTCCTCCGCGCCGCCCTCGCCCTGGCCCGCCCCCGTGATTGA
- a CDS encoding thiolase family protein, with protein sequence MRTVAFVEGVRTPFGKAGDKGMYAGTRADDLVVNAIRELLRRHPELPPERVDEVAIAATTQIGDQGLTIGRTAALLAGLPKSVPGFAIDRMCAGAMTAVTTAASGIGFGAYDIAIAGGVEHMGRHPMGEGVDPNPRIIADKLVDPTALVMGQTAENLHDRFPAITKQRTDAYAARSQERYAEAVKTGKIGPELVPVATRSAELGWGLATEDEPPRPGTTVEQLANLKTPFRPHGRITAGNAAGLNDGATASILADEETARELGLPVAMRLVGYSFAGVEPEVMGIGPVPATEKLFKRTGLTIDDIGLFEINEAFAVQVLAFLDHFGIDDEDPRVNQWGGAIACGHPLASSGVRLMTQLARQFAERPDVRYGMTTMCIGIGMGGTVIWENPAFEGAK encoded by the coding sequence GTGCGCACCGTCGCCTTCGTCGAGGGGGTCCGCACCCCCTTCGGCAAGGCCGGCGACAAGGGCATGTACGCCGGGACCCGGGCCGACGACCTGGTCGTCAACGCCATCCGCGAGCTGCTGCGGCGGCACCCCGAGCTGCCGCCCGAGCGCGTCGACGAGGTGGCCATCGCCGCCACCACCCAGATCGGCGACCAGGGCCTGACCATCGGCCGGACCGCCGCGCTGCTGGCCGGGCTGCCGAAGTCGGTGCCCGGCTTCGCCATCGACCGCATGTGCGCCGGCGCGATGACGGCCGTCACCACCGCCGCGTCCGGCATCGGCTTCGGCGCCTACGACATCGCCATCGCCGGCGGTGTCGAGCACATGGGCCGCCACCCGATGGGCGAGGGCGTCGACCCGAACCCGCGGATCATCGCCGACAAGCTCGTCGACCCGACGGCGCTCGTCATGGGCCAGACCGCCGAGAACCTGCACGACCGCTTCCCGGCGATCACCAAGCAGCGCACCGACGCCTACGCGGCGCGCAGCCAGGAGCGCTACGCCGAAGCCGTCAAGACCGGCAAGATCGGCCCCGAACTCGTGCCCGTCGCCACCCGGTCGGCCGAGCTCGGCTGGGGCCTGGCCACCGAGGACGAGCCGCCGCGGCCGGGCACCACCGTCGAGCAGCTGGCGAACCTCAAGACGCCGTTCCGCCCGCACGGCCGGATCACCGCGGGCAACGCGGCCGGCCTGAACGACGGCGCCACCGCGTCGATCCTCGCCGACGAGGAAACCGCCCGCGAGCTGGGCCTGCCGGTCGCGATGCGGCTGGTCGGCTACTCCTTCGCCGGCGTCGAGCCGGAGGTCATGGGCATCGGCCCGGTGCCGGCCACCGAGAAGCTGTTCAAGCGCACCGGCCTGACCATCGACGACATCGGCCTGTTCGAGATCAACGAAGCCTTCGCCGTGCAGGTGCTGGCCTTCCTCGACCACTTCGGCATCGACGACGAGGACCCGCGCGTCAACCAGTGGGGCGGCGCCATCGCGTGCGGTCACCCGCTGGCTTCGTCCGGCGTCCGGCTCATGACGCAGCTGGCCCGCCAGTTCGCCGAGCGGCCCGACGTGCGCTACGGCATGACCACGATGTGCATCGGCATCGGCATGGGCGGCACCGTGATCTGGGAGAACCCGGCGTTCGAGGGGGCGAAGTAA